A window of the Hymenobacter sp. GOD-10R genome harbors these coding sequences:
- a CDS encoding ATP-grasp domain-containing protein: protein MLNLLFPSLPYQRVLDPMWQPEAQQAQQRGYSVCLYDAEQQRLYQTSNPAWPTLYRGWMLCEREYRQLAQLTPLFISPELYLASHHATGWYAAIAPFTPASVFAPVHRAALLVEQALQTQGRCFIKTLTKSFGAESVISSVPAFTALVQRHALAADEVLFIRSYQELSTQPEERYFAIQGQPYGAAGKRFPVELQPVLAQLQSRWLYTLDVAYTISGTPLIIEVGDGQVSDTKEWPVAELYQTVLQQLAEQAAS from the coding sequence ATGCTCAACCTCCTATTCCCAAGCTTACCCTATCAACGCGTGCTCGATCCGATGTGGCAGCCGGAAGCCCAGCAAGCCCAGCAGCGCGGCTACTCGGTGTGCCTCTATGATGCCGAGCAGCAACGGCTTTATCAGACCTCGAATCCGGCATGGCCCACCCTGTACCGTGGGTGGATGCTCTGTGAGCGAGAGTATCGCCAACTTGCTCAGTTAACGCCCCTGTTCATCTCGCCGGAGTTGTACCTGGCATCCCATCACGCCACGGGCTGGTATGCCGCGATTGCGCCGTTCACCCCAGCGAGTGTGTTTGCGCCGGTCCACCGAGCAGCCCTCTTGGTCGAACAAGCCTTGCAAACCCAAGGTCGTTGCTTTATCAAGACCCTGACCAAATCGTTTGGCGCAGAGTCCGTGATTTCTTCGGTGCCTGCTTTTACTGCGCTCGTGCAGCGGCATGCCTTAGCGGCCGATGAAGTGCTGTTCATTCGCTCCTATCAGGAACTCTCCACCCAGCCAGAAGAGCGCTATTTTGCCATTCAGGGGCAGCCTTATGGCGCTGCGGGGAAACGCTTTCCGGTGGAATTGCAACCCGTGCTAGCCCAGTTGCAATCCCGGTGGTTATACACACTGGATGTGGCCTATACCATTTCGGGCACGCCGCTGATCATCGAAGTTGGTGATGGCCAAGTTTCGGATACAAAGGAGTGGCCCGTGGCAGAGTTGTATCAAACTGTGCTGCAACAGTTAGCTGAGCAGGCCGCTTCGTAG
- a CDS encoding DUF5723 family protein, with protein MAANRYRLQIHGVSSDLHATNNAYKYIGNWTPVNRDEGFTLKAPFLKATSTNALKLFSAGMDLRGPGVLVRLSPTSAVAVGTRIRRSLQGNAISASLLTQAVTGFSTPGRWRNSSFNLNSNAFAEWDLTYGRVIIQQNQHLLKAGVTLKRMMGQGAAYLQGREVAYELTQEAYRKGGDSTLVLEHLQGSYAVANAEAQRDFDLAKAIQWLTGRGTSGQGWGADLGVVYEFDPVADPPSTSETGNQVGASYKWRVAVSLNDVGSVNYNRRAIAYDNFELNDQAVSKEDITGVYLTNFDSKLNSALPLASLNSRNHLSTGLPTAFNCDLDYAFNRHLYLNAGLSQGIKGRYSRGMRQFSYASLTPRFESKWLGVAFPFSFVNNYQQLNCGIALRIGSATIGTNNMAALFSKQDPRGFNVYSELTLLRLEGKRVAH; from the coding sequence GTGGCAGCAAATCGCTACAGACTGCAGATCCATGGCGTTTCCTCCGATTTGCATGCGACCAATAACGCATACAAGTATATCGGAAACTGGACGCCCGTTAACCGCGACGAGGGGTTTACGCTCAAAGCTCCTTTTCTGAAGGCAACGTCAACGAATGCCCTAAAACTGTTTAGCGCAGGCATGGATCTGCGCGGCCCAGGTGTACTCGTTCGCCTATCTCCTACGAGTGCTGTAGCAGTAGGCACGAGGATCCGTCGAAGCCTACAAGGCAATGCCATTTCGGCTAGTCTGCTGACGCAGGCTGTTACAGGGTTTAGCACACCCGGGCGCTGGCGGAATAGCTCCTTTAACCTCAACAGCAATGCCTTTGCCGAATGGGATCTGACCTATGGGCGAGTTATAATACAGCAGAACCAGCACCTGCTCAAAGCAGGGGTGACCCTGAAGCGAATGATGGGGCAGGGTGCTGCCTACTTACAAGGAAGAGAAGTAGCGTATGAGCTCACCCAGGAGGCCTATAGAAAAGGTGGAGACTCAACGCTAGTGCTTGAACACCTACAAGGCTCTTATGCCGTAGCAAACGCCGAGGCCCAGCGCGACTTCGACTTAGCTAAAGCTATCCAATGGCTAACGGGGCGCGGTACCAGTGGACAGGGTTGGGGTGCTGATCTGGGTGTCGTATACGAGTTCGATCCGGTTGCGGACCCTCCCTCTACATCAGAGACTGGTAACCAGGTAGGGGCTTCTTATAAGTGGCGAGTCGCTGTCTCACTCAATGATGTGGGATCAGTAAACTACAATCGCAGGGCGATCGCTTACGATAACTTCGAATTAAACGACCAAGCCGTCAGCAAGGAGGATATCACAGGAGTTTATCTGACCAACTTTGATTCTAAGTTAAATTCCGCATTGCCGTTAGCGTCGTTGAACAGCCGTAACCACCTCTCGACTGGATTACCTACTGCATTCAACTGTGACCTAGATTACGCGTTCAACCGTCACCTGTACTTGAATGCGGGCTTGAGTCAAGGCATTAAAGGACGGTATTCCCGAGGGATGCGGCAGTTTTCTTATGCTTCTCTTACCCCTCGCTTTGAAAGCAAATGGCTGGGAGTAGCTTTCCCCTTCTCATTCGTCAATAATTATCAGCAACTCAACTGTGGGATAGCCTTGCGGATCGGATCCGCTACCATTGGCACTAACAATATGGCAGCCTTATTTAGTAAGCAAGACCCTCGTGGCTTTAATGTCTACAGTGAACTGACATTACTTCGCTTGGAAGGAAAGCGCGTAGCCCATTGA
- a CDS encoding DUF4279 domain-containing protein — MSKSSSYVYFAFRGDFNPIELTVRLGIEPTTTWKRGEGRYPSQRKSACWQLETARGKEPVLIDKLVAEVIAKLEDKAELILQLKQEFRLDSVLEIVLFVDMNEEASPPALGHDVRTINFLARTQTRTDVDLYRYDSRADE; from the coding sequence GGCGACTTCAACCCTATTGAGCTAACCGTACGCTTAGGCATCGAGCCCACCACTACGTGGAAGCGAGGGGAAGGCCGTTACCCTTCGCAACGGAAATCTGCTTGCTGGCAATTGGAAACAGCCAGAGGGAAAGAGCCTGTTCTGATTGATAAGCTAGTTGCAGAAGTGATTGCGAAGCTCGAAGACAAAGCCGAGCTTATCCTGCAGTTAAAACAGGAATTCCGCCTCGACTCAGTTTTAGAAATTGTCTTGTTTGTCGATATGAACGAAGAGGCATCGCCCCCCGCTTTAGGGCACGACGTACGCACGATCAACTTTCTCGCTCGGACGCAGACGCGGACGGATGTCGACCTCTACCGCTATGATTCGCGGGCTGATGAGTAG